The following DNA comes from Leishmania mexicana MHOM/GT/2001/U1103 complete genome, chromosome 8.
CCCCGGAGGACTACGCTTCTCTGTCGCCGCGGCTCAAACACGGATCTCCACGCGAAACCTCGCTGACAAGCGCGCACCCCAACAAACGTACGCCGACGCAACGAGgcaaccaaaaaaaaggtcGCAAAGCGATACCGAAGAAAATGGCGCCGATCAAGTGCACCAGCGTTGTCTTGATCAGCGTCGTGGCGGTCGTCATGGCCTTTTTCGCGTACGTGGATCAACCATCGCATTGGGTATACGACCCCGTACGCCTGCAACAAATTGCGCAGCAGAGCATTGCCAACGCCAATGCGGCAAACGGGGAcaaggcgacggcgaagcaGGTAACAGAGGAGACGATTCGTCTGATCCTGGAGAACTACCCGAAAACGACGCGATACACAGGTCGCTGGCTCTGGAACAACGCAGGCGGGGCTATGGGATCAATGACGGTGCTGCACTGCTCCTTCTCAGAGTACCTGATTATCTTCGGCTCCTCTGTCGGCACGGAGGGGCACACGGGTCGCTTCTTCTGGGCTGACGACTTCTTCAACATTCTCGTTGGCGAGCagtgggcagcgctgcctggAGTGGAAGAGAAGGAGGTTTACCGCCCGGGAGATCAGCACATCTTGCTACGCGGCACAGCAAAGCAGTACCG
Coding sequences within:
- a CDS encoding C-8 sterol isomerase-like protein, with protein sequence MAPIKCTSVVLISVVAVVMAFFAYVDQPSHWVYDPVRLQQIAQQSIANANAANGDKATAKQVTEETIRLILENYPKTTRYTGRWLWNNAGGAMGSMTVLHCSFSEYLIIFGSSVGTEGHTGRFFWADDFFNILVGEQWAALPGVEEKEVYRPGDQHILLRGTAKQYRMPEECWALEYARGNIVSMLFFGFADMFSSTLDVLTIYQTVIESAGNMITNTLMGKI